In one Crocinitomicaceae bacterium genomic region, the following are encoded:
- a CDS encoding gliding motility-associated C-terminal domain-containing protein, whose translation MTFKRALSNIKKTLALSACLMLYQSLSARDFYWINGSGNWSETQHWSSVSGGSSCGLIPGEDDEIFFDQNSTNQFFPKVFIDQDVKINSLHITSQKGLVLVSENNNLTITSKVNIAQNCSFLFSGNAKLIFQNDNLQEGEINTHGISINCSVDVKGNWSFQDHFILTPEANLSFFGGEILTNGNTLAAGNILFTQSTTRIDLNGSAVYAHNEINLSRAAGTGDPGIIYSTSGHPSGGSENHLPGSSWFKSTTNCVGAAPLVLTLTVITNFNGEDISCFDSCDAEIEITTAGTPGPYSYSLNGGPFGTQTTFTGLCAGNYTVTVIDSSNQIVPGLYAQCSVAENVAEPSILTFPPPFVVQPTCPSTCDGQAFSFPGGGTGVLSVFWATSGETTANPVGLCVGNNPVTVTDANGCTLSDVVVINSPPPILPGETITPPTCAGDVDAEILLNPSGGNGGPYTIVWNPVPASGQGTNPGIGFDNVVVTVSIFDVDGCQKDTSFTIVDPPILSVNAALVANASCFGFCDGDASATPAGGTGGYTFEWFDFTTGLTTGITAQNPSTLCAGTYYVIVTDAGGCFDQSGNITINQPTEVTGTATSTDMSCFDICDGTTSVVGGGGTPGYTYAWEAVPAGTGLGATSSLNGLCAGLFEITVFDANGCPSSPDTVEVIQPTPVTQALTSTDPTCYDLCDGAATTVAGGGVGGYTYTWVPAPGLGQGTANGTNMCDGAYTVTVADANGCNVDTTFTITNPPQYDITVTQTDLLCSGDVNGTISVTVNSGGSGAGYTFTWAPVPPVGQGTPNVSGLSAGIWTVTIEDALLCDTTLSFTITSPTPLIINASVISQVTCFGDCNGSGQVVIAGGTAPYNILWDDGGAQTTAVASNLCDGIYTATVTDDNGCVASDNIAITQPAPFNLTTSFNDIICFDDCTGSATVTMIGGGSPPYNILWDDAPLNQTTFTAINLCAGNYTATVTDQNLCDTVLNFTISEPPAIIITINSQNSACFGTCSGSADISALGGTGALSYQWYDDITGLPIPGETNTTISNLCPGDYYCLVTDAAGCSIASSVITITELPEIIITLDSFVDATCGLCDGQANITASGGTGAFSYNWVPAPGAGQGTPNVTGLCAGANTVTITDGLGCTENLIVPINNVAGEILQLDSVNTSCFSICDGQLIANFNSIDPPYTLEWFDNTTGLTTGVVVNPAVSPVTSAGFCQGDYLAVLTNNTGCTVTEVITLNEPTEITAVITPTDVDCAGNCNGTASAVAAGGAGGYNYTWNPMPGGGQGTPNASGLCDGNYTLTVTDMTGCNENFTTTISEPVALVIDNSSSNDISCFGANDGSVSVITSGGIPPISYEWFSCTTGLSTGILTAVASNLGPDTYQVVVTDANGCSVTGPCLVVNEPPSLTATINTSTVNCFGNCDGLMDVLPAGGTAPYFYQWQDEFSIDIAGQTNDTMNNVCQGIYNVQVTDFSGCSITFGPIDMTAPASPWVVTTAFSDPTCSGTCDGTATVTVLGGNNPPYSYQWDDPFNQVTAGATNLCAGTWTVTISDAGICDTTISFTLIAPTSITSNATITDNLCFGDCNGTVTVNPFGGTMPYTISWTDGQFGATAIGLCVGPITVNITDGLGCTEDTTINITEPADLIVNSSFSNNATCGVCNASATVNMAGGVPPYTYDWSPDPAAGEGTNNASGLCPGVVTCTVTDMNGCIETPSFPISDVNGETVTITSTDESCFGACDGTADAVYVCGDPACTQEWYDATSGLSLGVFTSTISNLCAGDYFVEVINNSGCVSIETATISGPTQIIDNATVTPVICNNDSNGSITLNPSGGSGAGYTYVWNPVPSNGQGTNQALNIGAGSWTVDITDGSGCTETYVYDITNPPAITITATPTDPSCAVFCNGMISIVVAGGYGGFTYQWTSGGVPIPGATNTLITNLCSGNYNVDVTDLNGCTVNMAADITLSEPVPVSAPISGTDVLCFGDCSGTATVVPSGGFPPYIVNWYDAGTSALIGQTGTTATNLCAGTYYAVITDNNGCNFTSPNQTINEPAQLTSALTTTDASCFGFCDGTGDLVLGGGTLPYSYEWLDIMGNPIPGGTTSTISNLCEGNYTVEGTDGNGCSTGIMFVAINGFPEITGNVFTNDANCGVADGNATVFANGGNPPYTYQWMDNLMVAIPGQIASTLSNVLAGTYFVEVTDANGCSQVFQADISNFSSTTISWDNVSDPSCFGVNDGSISITVSSLNPPLSYTWNPGGIIAEDPTGLAAGTYTVQVTDATGCINFYSTTLNDPTPITISSVSTPSDCGQCNGSITVNPLGGAGALTTIWNNGGSGTSISGLCSGVYEAQVTDANGCVLTEQVDVANTGGLTSDQIITSITCAGGCDGEILISGLGGTPPYNYQWLHDGSTSDMQTALCAGSYFVTITDATGCSVNVQVDLVDPNPITAVATITNPDCLASNGSISVVSADGNLPHTYQWDTGPITPAIGGLSAGIYTLTITDASGCNMDFVYGLNNLNAAVITLTATNVNCYNVCDATIDTLDMLGGTAPFNFDWMDGTGASLGIITPLITGLCEGDYLLEVTDANGCISFQAQTITQPDTILLNPLFLIDPSCNGVCDGSIVSNPIGGTLPFSFVWDDPASQTTFTAGGLCDGTFNVNITDANGCGVSQSGTLIEPSAIVITIDNITDAACLNANDGGIDITVNGGTPGYTYEWISQTLTDTILSEDISALLPMNYSLTVTDQNGCIAQDTVAVDTLLVVLANAGLDEFICYNDTLTLIGASNVAGALYTWYDSLGVFIIDTNVLVLPPVAVGNTEFILEVSFAGCSHQDTVLVTMNGQISVEAGPDIDLYTTQTGGIGGTPTTAATNTVLWSPSTYLNNDTLFNPTVMKPQVSTMYYVTATDTNGCTAMDSMYVEVLPDIIIPDGISPNGDNLNDTWILDFLDQYPGVSITIQVYNRWGELLFESDENYADDWDGTTKNNKKLPAGTYYFVIDIDHEDFPDPFTGPITIMW comes from the coding sequence ATGACATTTAAAAGAGCTCTTTCAAACATAAAAAAAACACTGGCTCTATCAGCGTGCTTAATGCTTTATCAATCGCTGTCAGCAAGAGATTTTTATTGGATAAATGGTTCAGGAAACTGGTCTGAAACACAACATTGGTCATCTGTTTCTGGTGGTTCTTCTTGCGGTCTCATTCCGGGTGAAGACGATGAAATATTTTTTGATCAGAATTCAACCAATCAGTTTTTTCCAAAAGTGTTTATTGATCAGGATGTCAAAATAAACTCCTTGCATATTACTTCACAAAAAGGCTTGGTGTTGGTGTCTGAAAACAACAACCTGACAATCACAAGTAAGGTCAACATAGCACAAAATTGTTCCTTTTTATTTTCTGGAAACGCAAAACTGATATTCCAAAATGACAATCTTCAAGAGGGGGAAATAAACACACATGGTATTTCTATAAACTGCTCAGTTGATGTAAAGGGTAATTGGTCATTTCAGGATCATTTCATCCTAACTCCTGAGGCTAATTTGTCATTTTTTGGTGGAGAAATTCTGACCAACGGCAACACCTTGGCAGCGGGAAATATCTTGTTTACCCAAAGCACAACAAGGATTGATTTAAACGGCTCAGCGGTATATGCCCATAATGAAATTAATTTGTCACGAGCTGCAGGAACAGGAGATCCGGGAATTATCTATTCAACGAGCGGACACCCTTCAGGAGGAAGTGAAAATCATTTACCTGGGAGTAGTTGGTTCAAATCTACAACAAACTGCGTTGGGGCTGCCCCATTAGTATTAACGCTTACGGTTATCACCAACTTTAATGGTGAGGACATCTCCTGTTTTGACTCATGTGATGCAGAAATTGAAATCACTACCGCGGGTACGCCCGGCCCATATTCATACTCATTAAACGGCGGACCATTTGGAACTCAAACCACTTTTACTGGTCTTTGCGCAGGTAATTATACTGTTACGGTCATTGACTCATCCAACCAGATTGTACCAGGACTTTACGCACAGTGCAGTGTTGCAGAAAATGTGGCCGAACCGAGCATTCTAACTTTCCCCCCGCCTTTTGTTGTTCAACCTACTTGTCCATCAACATGTGATGGGCAGGCATTCTCATTCCCCGGTGGCGGTACCGGAGTGCTTAGTGTGTTCTGGGCAACAAGCGGTGAAACAACAGCCAATCCGGTTGGTCTTTGCGTTGGCAACAACCCAGTAACTGTAACAGATGCGAATGGATGTACCTTAAGTGATGTGGTGGTAATTAATAGTCCCCCACCAATTTTACCGGGTGAAACAATCACTCCTCCTACATGTGCGGGTGATGTTGACGCTGAAATCCTATTAAATCCTTCTGGCGGTAATGGGGGACCTTATACCATTGTTTGGAACCCCGTTCCGGCGAGTGGGCAGGGTACAAATCCAGGAATAGGTTTCGATAACGTTGTTGTCACGGTTTCAATTTTTGACGTTGATGGTTGTCAAAAAGACACCTCGTTTACAATCGTTGATCCTCCAATATTGTCTGTTAATGCAGCCCTTGTAGCTAACGCCTCTTGTTTCGGGTTTTGTGATGGTGACGCCAGCGCAACACCGGCGGGAGGAACCGGAGGGTATACCTTTGAGTGGTTTGATTTTACCACGGGTTTAACAACCGGAATAACAGCCCAAAATCCATCTACTCTTTGTGCCGGCACTTACTATGTCATAGTTACTGATGCAGGAGGCTGTTTTGACCAAAGCGGAAACATTACAATTAACCAGCCTACAGAAGTTACCGGCACAGCCACATCAACAGACATGTCATGTTTTGATATTTGTGATGGCACCACCTCTGTTGTAGGTGGTGGCGGAACCCCAGGCTACACATATGCATGGGAGGCAGTGCCTGCTGGTACAGGGCTTGGAGCAACTTCAAGCCTGAATGGTCTCTGTGCAGGCTTGTTTGAAATAACTGTTTTTGATGCTAATGGATGTCCATCATCTCCTGATACAGTTGAGGTGATTCAGCCCACGCCTGTAACTCAAGCACTGACAAGTACTGACCCCACATGTTATGATTTATGTGATGGTGCCGCAACAACGGTGGCCGGTGGTGGCGTTGGTGGTTACACCTACACATGGGTACCCGCTCCAGGTTTAGGGCAAGGCACTGCAAATGGAACTAACATGTGCGATGGGGCTTATACGGTTACTGTTGCTGACGCGAATGGTTGTAATGTAGATACCACTTTCACTATTACCAACCCGCCACAATATGATATTACTGTCACACAAACCGATTTACTCTGTAGTGGTGATGTAAACGGCACAATAAGCGTAACCGTAAACAGTGGCGGAAGTGGCGCAGGATACACCTTTACTTGGGCACCGGTTCCGCCTGTTGGCCAGGGAACACCAAACGTCTCAGGATTAAGTGCAGGGATTTGGACCGTGACTATTGAAGATGCCTTGTTGTGTGATACTACCTTAAGTTTTACCATTACAAGTCCAACCCCTTTAATTATTAATGCATCTGTGATTTCTCAGGTTACTTGTTTTGGTGATTGCAATGGTTCGGGTCAGGTTGTGATTGCCGGCGGAACAGCGCCCTATAATATTCTATGGGATGATGGTGGAGCACAAACTACCGCCGTTGCAAGTAATCTCTGTGATGGAATTTATACCGCAACAGTAACTGATGATAATGGTTGCGTTGCATCAGACAATATTGCTATAACACAACCTGCGCCGTTCAACTTAACCACATCGTTTAATGACATCATTTGTTTTGATGATTGCACCGGTTCGGCCACTGTGACGATGATAGGTGGAGGATCGCCTCCATACAATATTTTATGGGATGACGCACCCCTTAATCAAACAACATTCACTGCTATCAATCTATGTGCTGGTAATTATACGGCAACAGTCACAGATCAGAACTTATGTGATACCGTGTTGAATTTTACGATTAGCGAACCTCCTGCAATTATTATTACAATCAATAGTCAAAATAGTGCCTGTTTTGGAACCTGTTCGGGATCTGCAGATATAAGCGCCTTAGGTGGTACCGGTGCGCTATCTTATCAATGGTATGATGATATTACAGGTCTGCCAATTCCGGGAGAAACAAATACAACTATTTCTAACCTTTGTCCGGGTGATTATTATTGTTTAGTAACTGATGCTGCCGGCTGTTCCATTGCATCATCTGTTATCACAATCACAGAGTTGCCGGAAATAATTATTACGCTGGATTCATTTGTGGATGCTACATGTGGTCTGTGTGATGGTCAAGCAAACATTACTGCCTCTGGTGGTACGGGTGCATTCAGTTACAACTGGGTCCCTGCTCCCGGGGCAGGGCAGGGCACACCAAACGTTACAGGCCTGTGTGCCGGAGCCAATACAGTAACTATTACTGATGGTTTGGGTTGCACTGAAAACCTTATAGTTCCAATCAACAACGTGGCTGGTGAAATTCTGCAGTTAGACTCCGTTAATACGTCGTGTTTCAGCATATGTGATGGGCAACTAATTGCCAATTTTAATTCCATTGATCCGCCATATACGCTAGAATGGTTTGATAATACAACAGGACTTACAACTGGGGTGGTTGTGAATCCTGCGGTTAGTCCGGTGACATCAGCTGGATTTTGTCAAGGAGATTATTTGGCTGTGCTCACAAACAATACGGGATGTACAGTCACAGAAGTCATTACACTGAATGAACCAACTGAGATAACTGCAGTAATTACTCCAACCGATGTGGATTGTGCAGGTAATTGTAACGGAACAGCGAGCGCTGTTGCGGCAGGTGGCGCCGGTGGGTACAATTACACATGGAATCCAATGCCCGGAGGGGGGCAAGGCACGCCGAACGCATCAGGACTTTGTGATGGCAATTATACATTGACCGTTACTGACATGACGGGGTGTAATGAAAACTTCACTACAACAATTTCTGAGCCCGTTGCGTTGGTTATTGATAATTCGTCTTCAAATGATATTTCTTGTTTCGGGGCCAATGATGGGTCTGTGAGTGTTATTACTTCCGGTGGTATTCCACCAATTAGTTATGAGTGGTTTAGCTGTACAACCGGGTTGTCTACTGGTATCCTGACAGCTGTTGCAAGCAACTTAGGCCCGGACACCTATCAGGTTGTGGTGACAGACGCTAACGGTTGCTCAGTTACCGGACCGTGTTTAGTGGTTAATGAACCACCATCTCTTACTGCAACCATTAACACATCAACAGTAAATTGTTTTGGAAATTGTGACGGGCTGATGGATGTTCTACCCGCCGGAGGAACAGCACCGTATTTCTATCAGTGGCAAGATGAATTCAGTATTGACATTGCGGGTCAGACAAACGATACTATGAACAATGTTTGTCAAGGCATTTACAATGTTCAAGTAACTGATTTTTCTGGATGTTCTATCACGTTTGGACCGATAGACATGACAGCGCCTGCTTCTCCATGGGTGGTAACAACCGCATTTTCTGATCCAACTTGTTCTGGAACTTGTGATGGAACGGCAACTGTAACTGTTCTTGGAGGAAATAATCCTCCATATTCTTATCAATGGGATGATCCATTCAATCAGGTAACAGCGGGAGCCACCAACCTATGTGCCGGCACTTGGACGGTTACTATCAGCGATGCCGGAATATGTGACACAACCATTTCATTTACCTTAATTGCTCCTACATCCATAACCTCTAATGCAACTATTACGGATAATCTTTGTTTTGGAGATTGTAACGGGACAGTGACGGTTAATCCTTTTGGTGGAACAATGCCATATACTATATCATGGACTGATGGACAGTTTGGTGCGACAGCAATTGGCTTATGTGTCGGACCCATCACAGTAAATATTACTGATGGTTTAGGATGTACTGAGGATACCACGATAAATATCACCGAGCCGGCAGATTTAATCGTAAACTCATCTTTCTCAAACAATGCAACTTGTGGAGTTTGTAATGCTAGTGCAACAGTGAACATGGCAGGGGGCGTTCCGCCTTATACGTATGACTGGTCACCCGATCCGGCCGCAGGTGAGGGCACGAATAATGCTTCAGGCTTATGCCCGGGAGTGGTTACTTGTACTGTTACTGACATGAATGGCTGTATAGAGACCCCATCGTTTCCAATTTCTGATGTGAATGGAGAAACGGTGACCATTACGTCAACTGACGAATCATGTTTTGGTGCTTGTGATGGAACCGCCGATGCTGTTTATGTTTGTGGTGATCCCGCATGTACCCAAGAGTGGTATGACGCAACAAGCGGTCTGTCATTGGGGGTTTTTACCTCTACAATTTCCAACTTGTGTGCTGGTGATTATTTCGTTGAGGTAATAAATAATTCAGGGTGTGTTTCTATTGAAACAGCAACAATTAGCGGTCCAACACAGATCATAGACAATGCAACTGTTACACCTGTAATTTGTAATAATGACAGCAACGGAAGTATTACGCTAAACCCAAGCGGTGGATCAGGGGCAGGATATACTTATGTGTGGAATCCGGTGCCTTCAAACGGACAAGGAACCAATCAAGCACTTAATATTGGTGCGGGTAGCTGGACAGTTGATATTACCGATGGTTCAGGTTGTACAGAAACTTATGTTTACGACATTACTAATCCGCCGGCAATTACAATTACAGCAACACCTACCGATCCAAGTTGCGCTGTATTCTGTAATGGAATGATCAGCATTGTAGTAGCCGGAGGTTATGGAGGATTTACCTATCAGTGGACATCAGGAGGGGTGCCAATTCCGGGGGCAACCAATACGCTAATAACAAATCTTTGTTCTGGTAATTATAACGTTGACGTAACTGATTTGAATGGTTGTACCGTGAATATGGCCGCTGATATCACCTTAAGTGAACCGGTACCGGTGTCAGCGCCAATATCAGGCACAGATGTGCTTTGTTTTGGTGATTGTTCAGGTACGGCAACAGTTGTCCCTTCAGGCGGTTTTCCTCCATATATTGTCAACTGGTATGATGCAGGAACATCAGCCTTAATAGGTCAAACCGGTACTACGGCCACTAACCTTTGCGCTGGTACTTATTATGCCGTGATAACAGATAATAACGGATGTAATTTTACTTCACCAAATCAAACAATCAATGAACCGGCACAACTAACTTCTGCTCTTACAACAACTGATGCAAGTTGTTTTGGTTTCTGTGATGGAACAGGCGATCTGGTACTTGGTGGAGGAACGCTTCCTTATTCTTATGAGTGGCTTGATATCATGGGCAATCCTATTCCTGGCGGCACAACATCAACAATTAGTAATTTGTGTGAGGGTAACTATACTGTTGAGGGGACAGACGGAAATGGCTGTTCAACTGGAATTATGTTTGTTGCAATAAATGGTTTCCCTGAAATAACTGGAAACGTATTTACAAATGATGCCAATTGCGGTGTGGCTGACGGAAATGCGACAGTTTTTGCTAATGGAGGAAATCCACCATACACCTACCAGTGGATGGACAATTTGATGGTTGCTATTCCTGGTCAAATTGCGAGTACTTTATCTAACGTTTTAGCCGGAACATATTTTGTTGAAGTAACGGATGCAAATGGATGTTCTCAAGTTTTCCAGGCGGATATTTCTAATTTTTCTTCAACCACTATCTCTTGGGATAATGTTTCTGACCCATCATGTTTTGGAGTGAATGACGGTTCAATTTCTATTACAGTGAGCAGCCTTAATCCGCCTTTGAGCTATACTTGGAATCCGGGTGGTATTATTGCTGAAGATCCAACCGGTCTTGCCGCAGGAACTTATACTGTTCAGGTTACAGACGCTACAGGCTGTATTAATTTCTACTCTACTACACTTAATGACCCTACGCCAATAACAATTTCTTCAGTTTCAACCCCTTCAGACTGCGGCCAATGTAATGGATCAATTACCGTAAACCCTTTGGGTGGTGCGGGCGCTTTGACTACCATTTGGAATAACGGCGGCAGTGGAACAAGTATTTCCGGTTTATGTTCTGGTGTTTATGAAGCACAAGTTACTGATGCAAATGGCTGTGTGTTGACTGAGCAAGTTGACGTAGCAAACACAGGTGGTCTCACGAGTGATCAAATCATTACTTCCATTACTTGCGCCGGTGGATGTGATGGGGAAATACTAATTAGTGGTTTAGGCGGAACGCCACCATACAATTATCAATGGCTCCATGATGGATCAACTTCTGACATGCAAACCGCTTTGTGTGCCGGAAGTTATTTTGTTACTATTACAGATGCTACCGGTTGTTCCGTGAACGTTCAGGTTGATCTTGTGGATCCTAATCCGATTACAGCGGTTGCAACCATTACAAATCCTGACTGTCTTGCAAGCAATGGTTCAATTTCTGTTGTAAGCGCCGATGGAAATTTACCTCACACCTATCAATGGGATACTGGACCAATAACCCCAGCTATAGGTGGATTAAGCGCTGGCATTTATACACTTACAATAACTGATGCCTCAGGCTGCAACATGGATTTTGTTTACGGACTCAATAACTTAAATGCTGCCGTAATAACTCTTACTGCAACCAATGTAAATTGTTATAATGTGTGTGATGCAACAATTGATACACTAGATATGCTTGGTGGAACAGCACCGTTTAATTTTGACTGGATGGATGGAACAGGCGCCTCACTAGGAATAATAACGCCACTTATTACCGGCCTTTGTGAGGGAGATTATTTACTTGAAGTAACAGATGCTAACGGATGCATTTCTTTCCAAGCGCAAACTATAACACAACCCGACACCATTCTGCTTAACCCACTGTTCTTAATTGACCCCTCATGTAATGGAGTCTGTGATGGTTCTATTGTTTCAAACCCAATAGGCGGTACCTTGCCGTTTAGTTTTGTTTGGGATGATCCTGCCTCACAAACAACTTTTACTGCCGGAGGTTTGTGCGATGGAACATTCAATGTGAATATTACGGATGCAAATGGATGCGGTGTTTCACAAAGCGGAACACTGATTGAACCGTCTGCTATCGTGATAACCATTGACAACATAACAGACGCCGCTTGTCTAAATGCTAATGATGGAGGTATAGATATTACGGTAAATGGAGGAACACCGGGATACACCTATGAGTGGATTTCTCAAACCCTTACCGACACCATACTATCGGAGGACATTTCAGCCCTGCTTCCAATGAATTATTCACTTACCGTTACTGATCAGAACGGTTGTATAGCTCAGGACACCGTTGCAGTTGATACATTATTGGTTGTTTTAGCCAACGCAGGGTTAGATGAATTTATTTGTTACAATGACACGCTTACTCTTATTGGAGCATCTAATGTTGCTGGGGCATTGTATACATGGTATGATTCACTTGGAGTGTTCATTATTGATACCAATGTCCTAGTGTTGCCACCTGTTGCTGTTGGAAATACAGAGTTTATTCTTGAGGTTTCTTTTGCCGGCTGTTCACATCAAGACACGGTGCTGGTAACCATGAACGGTCAAATTAGCGTTGAGGCAGGACCAGACATTGATTTATATACGACCCAGACTGGCGGTATAGGCGGAACACCAACAACGGCAGCAACAAATACCGTTTTGTGGTCTCCTTCAACCTATTTGAATAATGATACCCTGTTTAATCCTACCGTAATGAAACCACAGGTATCAACCATGTATTATGTTACAGCAACAGACACCAATGGTTGTACGGCAATGGATTCAATGTACGTTGAGGTATTGCCTGATATCATTATTCCGGATGGTATTTCGCCAAATGGAGACAACCTGAATGACACATGGATCTTAGATTTTCTGGATCAATACCCCGGCGTATCAATAACAATACAGGTATATAATCGTTGGGGAGAATTGCTATTTGAAAGTGACGAAAACTATGCTGATGATTGGGATGGCACAACGAAAAACAACAAGAAATTGCCTGCAGGCACGTATTATTTTGTGATAGACATAGATCATGAAGATTTTCCTGATCCATTCACCGGTCCAATTACAATTATGTGGTAA
- a CDS encoding type IX secretion system membrane protein PorP/SprF: MKRKIILSALVLMSLTAGAQQLPQFTQYTFNQYAFNPAYAGTTPTWEAVTNNRYQWVGITDAPRTFTLSAQGPLKFENNALGGYLYTDNVGPTRRLGFQFSYAYQIQLDDNLRLSFGLSMGFNQWMLDADKVTTYHPGDFYFSNGLLKSEDLDGKFGLYLYHPDWYIGASIEQMLHNKMTFLATQTSSESFMEDHFYFHGGYTFHLGEDWDLDPSFLLKMGLPAPLKLDIGLRATYKRAVWLGGGFRTHDAAYALIGYCYKDQLRIGYSFDFTTTDLRNYSSGSHELMMAFVFGHFKRTPTNSASME; encoded by the coding sequence ATGAAAAGAAAAATCATCCTATCAGCCCTTGTTTTAATGTCATTGACGGCAGGAGCACAACAATTACCTCAATTCACGCAATACACATTTAACCAATACGCATTCAATCCCGCTTATGCCGGTACCACCCCGACATGGGAGGCGGTGACCAATAATCGCTATCAATGGGTAGGCATTACAGATGCTCCGAGAACATTTACACTTTCAGCTCAGGGGCCTCTGAAATTTGAGAACAATGCATTAGGCGGATATTTGTACACCGACAATGTTGGTCCAACCAGAAGACTAGGCTTTCAATTTTCCTACGCATACCAAATCCAGTTGGATGATAATCTAAGACTGTCGTTTGGTTTATCAATGGGCTTTAATCAATGGATGCTTGATGCAGATAAGGTGACCACCTATCATCCCGGAGATTTTTATTTTTCAAACGGCTTACTTAAAAGTGAAGACTTGGACGGTAAATTCGGGTTATACCTTTATCATCCTGATTGGTATATTGGCGCAAGTATTGAACAAATGTTGCACAACAAAATGACCTTCCTTGCAACACAAACTTCTTCAGAAAGTTTTATGGAAGATCATTTTTATTTTCATGGAGGCTATACTTTTCATTTAGGCGAAGACTGGGACCTTGATCCGTCTTTTCTTTTAAAAATGGGTTTACCCGCTCCGCTGAAACTTGACATTGGACTCAGAGCTACGTATAAACGCGCAGTATGGCTTGGTGGAGGATTCCGCACGCATGATGCGGCCTATGCGTTAATTGGGTATTGCTATAAAGATCAACTCAGAATTGGGTATTCATTCGATTTTACAACAACAGATCTGCGCAATTACAGCTCAGGTTCACATGAGTTAATGATGGCTTTTGTTTTTGGTCATTTCAAGAGAACACCAACAAACAGTGCTTCAATGGAATAA